In Syntrophorhabdus sp., the sequence AATACATAAAAGGCGTTCTCCCGGCCGGAGAGTACGACGTGACGGACGTGGGAACGCACTCCCCGGCATCCGTCGACTACCCCGACTTCGGTTTGGAGGTTGCGAGACGCGTCGCGGCCGGTGAAGCGGACAGGGGCATACTTATCTGCGGAACAGGGATCGGAATGAGCATAGTGGCGAACAAGGTCAGAGGCATCCGTGCCGCTCTCGTTTGCGATCTCTACACTGCTGCCCAGAGCCGCAGGCACAATGACGCCAACGTGCTCGTTCTCGCGGGCAGGGTCACAGGAAAAGGCCTTGCCGAAGAGATAGTGAAGACGTGGCTTTCCACTGAGTTCGAAGGTGGCAGACACTCTGGCAGGTTGAGGAAAATAGAGGCTTTCGAAAAAAACACGGACAGGTAAGATATGAAACTTGACGGAAAAGACAAGAAGGTGTTCGAGCTGATGAGGCGCGAACTGGACCGCGAGGAATACAGTCTCATACTCATCGCTTCCGAGAACTATGTCGACGAGGATGTCCTCGCGACACAGGGATGTGTTCTCACCAACAAGTATGCCGAAGGGTATCCGTCGAAGAGATATTACAGCGGCTGCACCTATCTCGACGAGATAGAGAGCATCGCCATAGAGCGCGCCAGGACGCTTTTCGGGGCCGAACACGCGAACGTCCAGCCCCA encodes:
- the rpiB gene encoding ribose 5-phosphate isomerase B; this translates as MKIAIGSDHAGFELKEYIKGVLPAGEYDVTDVGTHSPASVDYPDFGLEVARRVAAGEADRGILICGTGIGMSIVANKVRGIRAALVCDLYTAAQSRRHNDANVLVLAGRVTGKGLAEEIVKTWLSTEFEGGRHSGRLRKIEAFEKNTDR